The Arachis ipaensis cultivar K30076 chromosome B10, Araip1.1, whole genome shotgun sequence DNA window GGGGAATGGTGAAGCAAAGCTTGCATTCGGTTGCAGAAATAAGAAAATATGTTGCTTGGGGGTATTGTAGTGAGACGGAGATTTCAAAGATGTTGGATTGTTCCTcttcaaaaccaaagaaaccacAAACCAGGGTGTCAATCTCTCAATTACTTCACTCCCTAGTCCCtaccaatgttctgaaaactggaccggtcatcaaaccgttttagttactggttcactggttcattgGTTCAACTGGTCTAACCAGTGGTTCAACTaaaaaaaccgttttagaataaaataataaataaattacaaaAGACCAAAGATGAGGGTACTCCAAGAACTCCTATTAGATGCAACAGCATTCAACATTATCACATGTTCTCACACACATACAAAGCCTTAACTCAAAGAACAACCATAGCAAGTGACTTGGAAAGAAAATGTAGACACCGAAACAATCACAAGCATACACAACATGTGAATATTTTTATagcaaacataataataaaataactcTTCTAATGCGTCTCCGAAAATATCCCAAATCAAGAAAACTACATAATCTGATCCACTTGATTCAGAAAGCtacatatattagaaaaattaagaatcaacaaccgaaaaaaccgttttataataaaataataaataaaatataaataaacacattaaaacataattatagtctaatataaactttaaaatatcatccaTACTTAAAAATTACCAGCAATCCAATAACAATATAATCCAGTTACAATATCACAACATCCCactccaacccaataatctcaacaaacaacaatcaacaattattattacaaaaattcTCAACTTCTAATATGTCTATGATCTTATGAGGGAATCAATTACAATAATTTAGATAAACTATGTTTATCTTTCTAAATTCCCTAAGCTAGATTTACTATATATATAGGGTTTAtggttaatatatataaaattgcaAAGATATTTAGATTCAATCTTATTAGTCATTTGGTATTTTCATGAGATCAGCTTGACTTATTCCGTTGGATAACTTTTAGTAAAGTATAAATCCAAGTCAATATATGGAAATGCAAACCAAAAACTGAATGTTTGCAAAAcatttcattgatcaaatgctgaaATGCGGTGATATCAAATAACAGCCAGCAAGCATCGCAAAGCAAACAATCATATTCATCTTGGAATGACACAACACAACACAACCCTACCCTAATCATTTAATCAATCAATGCTTCAAAAATTAATCATGCTTCAAAATTtgttacaataaaaaataaaaccataaaaagatGTACTATATCTTCTACATTCCAATCAAAGAAAATACCTAATATGTTATTTTTCAaaggaaaaaatagaaaataaatgagAGAAAGAGCAAGAGACTATTCCATGCCACTGTTTCACAGTAACTTCACAACTGTTTTATTTGCAAAACAAAGTCATTCACAACATGAACTAATactagaaagaaaatgaaaactttCATGGCCAACTAGATAGAATTGCTTGCATATTTAGAAAAGAgtaatcacccaaattttggttcAAAAGAAACAATTTGGTTTTCAAAAGTATATACATTGTTCTATCCGACATATCtctaacagaaaagaaaagaataaactaCTCTACTTACTAGTTACTACCATATGTCACAAAATTTGATACCTTCTATCTACCAATATGCAACAATACAAAGGCTATGGGATCAAAGGCATACAGATCACTACGACTTAGTGAGGAATATGAAAGAATATATTCACACATCAACAAACAAAAATTACTAGGATCAACAAACAAAATTTCGATACCCAATttaaaaaagaaactaaaaagTTAATTCCTAAAGTGGGTCACAAGATTTACATCCTTAATCATCACAGGACCAACCTCAGAGAGAAGGTCCAAGCATGGTGGTAGAATCTCTTTGGAAGCATGGATTGAGCCATACTAAACCAATAGGAGCAGTTTTAACATGGCAGGAGCAGTTTTACCTGGCAGGTTTTCATCTTCCACTCAGTGAACAATTTATTAAATCAACCACAGCAAAACACAATATAATAATCAAAAGGTAGAGAACAACACCAAAAcaataatttatcaaattaacaaGTTAATAAGATCAACtaaaactgaaaatcaaaataacaagaacaattacaaTTTTAAACTACAGCAAAccaacaacaaaataagaactAGAAAACATACTAACCAtgaaaacaacaataaaaaaaacaataaCTGAATAATTAATACAAGAAAGaacaagaaggaaaaaaaatcacCCTAGGATGGAGCAGTTCTGAAATTCAAACAGTACAGGGAGAGGGAGGAGCTTTAAATCGCGACGGAGATGGCTGAACGGAGGCAGAACAATGGCGGAACGGTGGCTGAAAGGCGGCGGAACAGAGGCTCGAACACACGGCGTAGAGGACTGAACAGAGGGCTAAGCAGCTCGAACAAGGGTTGGCCAAAAAGGGCAGAACATGGGTTGGCCAAAAACCAGAGGCAGAAGCTTGGCCAAAAAGGAGGCGGATGCGGCGAACAAGGGCGACGTTGCGCCAAATCAGTAACATAGGCagtgcaaatttaaaatttaaaagttattatcaatttaaaatttatcatcaaatacaatCAGTGAGCAAAGCCAATCAATCAAGCACTGACTGAGCATTCTGTTCTGATTCTGTGACTGGGAAGCAAGAAATTCAAGTTAcagcaacaaatttaacaaatcctAATAAAGTCCCGAATTACAGCAAAAAGGCAAATTTATTGATTACCAATTCAGCAACACGCAAAAATACAGGGATAAGGGAAATCTGAAAAAGAGAGAACACTAAACCAAAACATTAACCAATAATCACAAAACACTAAACCTTCACTCAGCAATTACAAACAAAGCCAGCAATTACAAACATTAGCACATTATAAAACATTCCaaaacactaaaccttcaccCAGCAAAACCAGCAACTACAAACAAAGTCATCAGTAAATTTGGTCAAAAAAATTAAGAGCCATCAGCAACTAACAGAGCCATCGAGCCATCAGTAACAGAGCCATCTGTAACAGAGCAAAGAATTGAAAGCAACAGACTAACAGAGCCATCAAGCCATcaataaatttgaaaaaaaattttacagCCATCAGCAACCAGCAAATACAAGACAGATCCATCAGCAGCAGGCAATTACAATTTACAAAACATTACAAGaaaaatggaacaaaaattgaacaacAATTTCAGAACTTCAAACGAAGAAGAAGACCGAACattcagaaattaaaaggaagaaacGGAGGCGAAGAATGAAAGCAGAGCCACTAACCTGGGTTCCGTGCCGAGAAGCCAGCGAAGATGAAAACGACGTGCCGAGCTACCTGGGGAAGAGGAAGATGAAAACGACGTGCCAGTGAAGATGAAAACGACACGGGGAAGAGGAAGCAGCGGCAGCGCTGAGGACTCGGGGACGGCGGCGGTGATGAAGGGCTAGGGTTTTGCTTTGCTTCAGAGGTCTCCAGCACGAATGATTGGGGGAAGAAGAGGAGGGGCTGTTAGGTTCACGAATggttctgctttttttttttttgctgcttgtgttttttttttttcccaaaaaaaCAAAACGACCTTGTTTTATTCGAACCGGCCGGTTCAACGGTTTTCAAGCGGTTTTTTTCTCCAGCGGTTCTATGTAGTAGATCGGATcagttttcagaaccatggtcCCTACTCAGTACTAACTAAACTATTGCAGAATTTTAAAAACCGAACCGGACCGGTCAGTTGGATCAGTTGGTTCtctactgttttttattctgaattttttttttctgttatgATTCCTTGCTGTATTGTTAATTTGTTAGTGCTACTGCTTCTTAGCTAATGCTTCTGCGTTTGCGTTTGCGTTTGCGTTTGCGTGGTTCAACCTCCTCAGCTGCTACTTCATTCCAACTCACATAACACTCACTCTTCTCTTCAACTTCTTATGCAATGGCTGCCACTGAAGAATCGCTCCGCAAGGCCCTCACCGAAAAGCAATCTGCCGTCGAGGCTCAGGGAAATGTTGTCACGTGCACTCAAGGCCGCCGCAGCACCCAAGTCTGACATCGATGCCGCCGTCCAGTCACTCAACGCACTCAAGCTTGAGAAGAACGATGTCGAGCGCCAGCTCCAGTCAATCCTCTCCGCCGACGGTGGACTAAGCAGGGAGGCATTCCGTCAGGCAGCTGTCAACACGCTCGAGCGCCGCCTTTTCTACATCCCATCGTTCAAGATCTACCGCGGTGTGGCTGGCCTCTATGACTACGGCCCTCCCGGATGCGCTGTCAAGTCCAATGTTCTCGCCTTCTGGCGCCAAGGATCCACAATTTGTTCAATAACtgatttgatttaattgaaaaCTTAGGGCTTTCGAATTTCGGTTTTGGTTATGGAATTTGCATGTTGTGTATTGTAGAAGGAATTGAGTGAGACTTGAGTTATTTCACTTATTTGAGATTGCTGATTGGCACATGCATGTGGTTACAAAGTTAATCGGTATGGTTACGATATTAGCTTTGTTACTTGAGCTTTCAGATGATTAAGTTCTCGCACGCTTAAAATGGAAATAGAAATGGATGTGCTTATGGTTTCATTGTTAAGTTGAGAGGTTTAGGTTTTGTGGGTGTTGTTTTACTTTGTATTTGGAAGCATTTTGTTCTTGAGGAGAATATGTTGGAAGTTGACTGCCCCTACGTGACACCTGAGGTTGTCCTCAAGGCTTCAGGTCATGTGGATAAGTTTACGGACCTCATGGTTAAGGATGAGAAGACGGGGACATGTTAGTATGTTACCATGCCGACCACTTGCTCAAGGACTTTTGCAATAAGAAGCTGCAGAATTTTGGTTTACTTTGTGGTTGCTaggatttagaaaaaaaattcaattggGGGTTTCGAAGGATTTCTACCGGGCGATTGATGGAACCCTTTGGGCCTTTCTTATGgcccaaaaaaaaatagaaatttaaaaaaaaaaccctacTGCCAAAGAGCCTTAGCGTAAAATCGGTTTACATAATTGTTCTTGCTGAGATTGGCTGGTGTATAACTCGTCCGCCGGTGAATACTTGTAAGTTCTCCGTCAAGATGAGGTATACGTCGGCAATGAGAGAACAAGGGGGTGgatacctgcaaaagacactccgacgctcaagttagtaagtgtttaagaggtataagaataattctatgaatatagaatgtaagacatgaaatagaaGTTATCATGTGTGTGTAATAATTCTataaatatagaatgtaagacatgataTAAAACTTATAGAACTTATCATGTTGCCCCTTGAGATTAGATATAGAAGGTTCCTTTTATAGGCATAGAATTGATGAATGATATTCATGTTATGACCGTTTGGTCATTAAGATTGAAAtgatggtcattaagtcggtaatgaaggtgtcggttacaagcaaagaataaatgataattaacgccgaattataactcataatgcacaataaagaccgagttataaggtgatgaatcaataataattatcaattttttttttaaatgaataatTCCTTGCGTAGTTGCGTTTACATGAGATATTAGAGAATGGAACAATGAAAGGAGTGAAACTCATTCTTCGGTGGAAGCGGAGGAGTGATGGGGAAAAGTTGACCACACATCTTGCCATGTCTTGTGGCCTTCAGTCTGTCCCTCTCCCGAATAGTTACTGAAGATGTTGAATCTACCGTGATTGCCAACGGCACACCAAGTTCATTTGTTCTTGCATACCGTTTTCCTATTGATGTACCTGTTAATATTTTTTACATTAGTCTTAAGCATGTGAACGACGATATAACTTGTATGGTGTCAATCTTATTAGAACTTCTATTTATTGACTGACCCGTAATGTCAATCTTATTTGATATACCCGCAACAGTCGATGACTTAGAAATGTATTTAGCAACATCTTCATACTATTTATTCTGGACCAGAGGGAAAACTGTGCACTTAATAGGAGCCAAAACTGCAGGGAACCGAAATACATTTAACTGTTCATCCCCAGCTTTACTTGGCCTCATGTAGAAAGAATGCTCAAAGAGACAATAAATAATCCGTCCAATTCCAAAGGATGGTTCAATCACGGATGGTGTAAAAACTCGTTGGTGctccttctttttctccttctgaaTAGTTACCATTTTGTTTGTAACAGTCACAGTTTTACCAAGTGTACAAACTTCAAAGTTCACCTCCCTTTTTGATTCAAGACCAGCCTTCATATTCAAAGCTTCTTTCTCCTTCATCGCTTGCAGAAAAAATTGACGTGTCATAAGTAACCCCAGTAGCTGTTAAAAAGTGTCACCATATTAAAGGCATTACCTCAAGTGCTTCAACCTCATTCTTCTGACTCCCCTTGAATGCCAGACCCTGGTGTTATAACCAATTTCTGGCATCATACATAAACCATATCAACTAATGGGTACCACAGATTTTAGTGTTGCATATCAAGTTTCAGGGACTAGTATATATATAAACACTACTAATGTTAAAACGTACCTCCACTTCCTTAGACTCTGAAAATTTTTCATGAGCCACCAATGGAACCCCACTTTTATCCTGAAATATCAAATAAAAAGTTACAACGAGAATGAAACAAAAACAAACCACAGGCGTATAATAATATGCTAAAAGATTTATTTAGTGATCATGATATTACAACAAAGGGTAAAATATAGTATACAGTATGACCCGTTAAGTATAGCCACTTCTAAACTTACTGCCCTTCCAGCTTTTTGCGATCATTAAAGCCCCATGTAAGTTGTTTCAAAGTTGAAAGTTCTGCTTTATTAATTAAATGCACAGCAAGCACTAGATAGTCAAAAACGAAACTTCAATAGTAGAATAAGTGATAGATCAAACAGTTTATCGTATAATGGTAAAACAAAGGGGGAAAATGACTTTTTCAATGACAAAAATGTATTTTACTCAACAATATGCCAACGTCAACAAAAGCACATGAATTGTAGTTATAGTATACACTCAAATTTCCTTAATCTTGTAGTTAACATACACAATTTGAATTGTACCAACCACCAAAGTTGCCATCCTATTAATCTATTAGAACTGTATCTTGGTTTAAAATGATATCACTCAGAGAATGTTACTTAATGGTCATTACCGAGTGAGCATGCAAATCATATGCAGACCTATCTGCAATGCCAACACACTCAATCGAACCGTAGGAGCACTCAATCTCAGCATCCCAGCAGTCAGCAGCATAATGGGCCATTTCATTAGCAAGGTGTTGCCTAAATCGTAACCGGTCTTTGTCTATACCAAGACGTGTCAAGAAAAGATATACTCTACCGATGAAATAACCAAGAGTCTCATTGTTGACAATTCTctgataataaaataataataataataaagaattgGAAAAAAGAATCATAAAACATAATAGAAGATGACTGAAAATCAGGg harbors:
- the LOC110268243 gene encoding glycine--tRNA ligase, mitochondrial 1-like, whose translation is MQWLPLKNRSARPSPKSNLPSRLREMLSRALKAAAAPKSDIDAAVQSLNALKLEKNDVERQLQSILSADGGLSREAFRQAAVNTLERRLFYIPSFKIYRGVAGLYDYGPPGCAVKSNVLAFWRQHFVLEENMLEVDCPYVTPEVVLKASGHVDKFTDLMVKDEKTGTC
- the LOC107620176 gene encoding LOW QUALITY PROTEIN: glycine--tRNA ligase, mitochondrial 1 (The sequence of the model RefSeq protein was modified relative to this genomic sequence to represent the inferred CDS: inserted 3 bases in 2 codons; substituted 1 base at 1 genomic stop codon), giving the protein LPFAAAQIGQAFRNEISPRQGLLRVREFTLAEIEHFVDPEDKSHPKYKEVAELEFLMFLREEQMSGQSAKRIRLGEALSKRIVNNETLGYFIGRVYLFLTRLGIDKDRLRFRQHLANEMAHYAADCWDAEIECSYGSIECVGIADRSAYDLHAHSDKSGVPLVAHEKFSESKEVEKLVITPXGLAFKGSQKNEVEALEAMKEKEALNMKAGLESKREVNFEVCTLGKTVTVTNKMVTIQKEKKKEHQRVFTPSVIEPSFGIGRIIYCLFEHSFYMRPSKAGDEQLNVFRFPAVLAPIKCTVFPLVQNKXYEDVAKYISKSSTVAGISNKIDITGTSIGKRYARTNELGVPLAITVDSTSSVTIRERDXTEGHKTWQDVWSTFPHHSSASTEE